One window of Drosophila busckii strain San Diego stock center, stock number 13000-0081.31 chromosome 3L, ASM1175060v1, whole genome shotgun sequence genomic DNA carries:
- the LOC108598445 gene encoding phospholipid scramblase 2 isoform X1, which produces MDMNNTKYGGYVPPGYQPNAPPAEASAPYAPGHAAPYPPGNAPPYPAGAPGPQPAQPPNYGFSPPQHQGGYAPPQQHHAGYAPVPQQPPYGSPAPFGANQPAYHGGAVPQHVGYPPGPAGPPQPFGYAPGAQQPIVTQPGMPPAHPHAGMAAAGAGGDWMSIPVGIPNCPRGLEYLTSIDQLLVKQKVELLEAFTGFETNNKFSIKNALGQKVYYAVEDNDCCTRNCCGPARPFDMKVFDNYRTEVIHMYRPLACSACCFPCCLQSMEVSAPPGNVIGRIEQEWSLCTPSFRILNHIGDTVLRIEGPFCTFSLCGDVKFDVVSLTGEKIGKISKQWSGLAREIFTDADFFGISFPLDLDVRMKAVLLGATFLIDAMFFEKSGNRETDTPGMLS; this is translated from the exons atggACATGAACAATACTAAATACGGAGGCTACGTGCCGCCAGGCTATCAACCAAATGCGCCGCCAGCTGAGGCCAGCGCTCCATATGCGCCAGGACATGCAGCGCCTTATCCACCAGGCAATGCACCTCCGTATCCAGCTGGAGCACCCGGACCGCAGCCAGCGCAGCCGCCAAACTAT GGCTTTTCGCCACCACAACATCAAGGTGGATATGCACCACCGCAGCAGCATCATGCCGGATATGCACCAGTTCCACAACAGCCGCCATATGGTTCACCAGCTCCATTTGGCGCCAATCAACCAGCCTATCATGGCGGCGCAGTACCACAGCATGTTGGATATCCACCAGGCCCAGCTGGACCGCCACAGCCGTTTGGTTATGCACCCGGAGCACAGCAGCCCATTGTAACGCAGCCTGGCATGCCGCCAGCTCATCCACATGCTGGCATGGCAGCTGCAGGAGCAGGAG GCGACTGGATGAGTATACCTGTCGGCATTCCGAATTGTCCGCGCGGATTGGAGTACCTTACGAGTATCGACCAGCTTTTAGTTAAGCAAAAAGTGGAGCTGCTCGAGGCGTTCACAGGCTTCGagacaaacaataaattttccaTCAAAAATGCGCTTGGCCAGAAGGTTTACTATGCCGTCGAGGACAATGATTGCTGCACGCGCAACTGTTGCGGTCCAGCGCGTCCCTTTGATATGAAAGTATTCGACAATTATCGCACCGAGGTCATTCATATGTACCGTCCATTGGCCTGCTCGGCCTGCTGTTTCCCCTGCTGTCTGCAGTCCATGGAGGTGTCGGCGCCACCGGGCAATGTTATTGGTCGCATCGAGCAGGAATGGTCGCTTTGCACGCCCTCGTTTCGCATACTGAACCACATTGGCGACACAGTGCTGCGCATCGAAGGTCCCTTCTGCACTTTCTCGCTCTGCGGCGATGTCAAGTTTGAT GTGGTGTCGCTGACTGGCGAAAAGATTGGCAAGATATCCAAGCAGTGGTCTGGCCTGGCACGTGAAATATTTACGGATGCGGACTTCTTTGGCATTTCGTTTCCACTCGATTTGGATGTGCGCATGAAGGCGGTGCTACTAGGTGCCACCTTCTTGATT gATGCCATGTTCTTTGAGAAATCTGGCAACCGCGAGACTGATACGCCCGGCATGCTTTCCTGA
- the LOC108598445 gene encoding phospholipid scramblase 2 isoform X3 yields MSAPTAESVAAVACSSHYISTLDLSKSDRVEGEASAAPGVSTGSKVLRLVWHSLYSKYSYLCNRSQTFKQLVCREANKPLPKKFRHTLRLNKSAKRKGYDFFMSDEDRSIPVGIPNCPRGLEYLTSIDQLLVKQKVELLEAFTGFETNNKFSIKNALGQKVYYAVEDNDCCTRNCCGPARPFDMKVFDNYRTEVIHMYRPLACSACCFPCCLQSMEVSAPPGNVIGRIEQEWSLCTPSFRILNHIGDTVLRIEGPFCTFSLCGDVKFDVVSLTGEKIGKISKQWSGLAREIFTDADFFGISFPLDLDVRMKAVLLGATFLIDAMFFEKSGNRETDTPGMLS; encoded by the exons ATGTCAGCGCCAACCGCAGAGTCTGTGGCTGCTGTGGCCTGCAGTTCCCATTACATCTCCACGTTAGACTTGAGTAAAAGTGACAGGGTCGAGGGCGAGGCCAGTGCAGCGCCTGGCGTCAGCACTGGCTCCAAAGTGTTGCGTCTTGTGTGGCATTCACTGTACAGTAAATACAGCTACCTGTGCAACAGATCGCAAACGTTTAAGCAGTTGGTTTGTCGCGAGGCCAACAAGCCGCTGCCCAAGAAATTTCGACACACTCTGCGCCTGAATAAGTCCGCCAAGCGCAAGGGCTACGATTTCTTTATGAGCGATGAGGATAGAAG TATACCTGTCGGCATTCCGAATTGTCCGCGCGGATTGGAGTACCTTACGAGTATCGACCAGCTTTTAGTTAAGCAAAAAGTGGAGCTGCTCGAGGCGTTCACAGGCTTCGagacaaacaataaattttccaTCAAAAATGCGCTTGGCCAGAAGGTTTACTATGCCGTCGAGGACAATGATTGCTGCACGCGCAACTGTTGCGGTCCAGCGCGTCCCTTTGATATGAAAGTATTCGACAATTATCGCACCGAGGTCATTCATATGTACCGTCCATTGGCCTGCTCGGCCTGCTGTTTCCCCTGCTGTCTGCAGTCCATGGAGGTGTCGGCGCCACCGGGCAATGTTATTGGTCGCATCGAGCAGGAATGGTCGCTTTGCACGCCCTCGTTTCGCATACTGAACCACATTGGCGACACAGTGCTGCGCATCGAAGGTCCCTTCTGCACTTTCTCGCTCTGCGGCGATGTCAAGTTTGAT GTGGTGTCGCTGACTGGCGAAAAGATTGGCAAGATATCCAAGCAGTGGTCTGGCCTGGCACGTGAAATATTTACGGATGCGGACTTCTTTGGCATTTCGTTTCCACTCGATTTGGATGTGCGCATGAAGGCGGTGCTACTAGGTGCCACCTTCTTGATT gATGCCATGTTCTTTGAGAAATCTGGCAACCGCGAGACTGATACGCCCGGCATGCTTTCCTGA
- the LOC108598445 gene encoding phospholipid scramblase 1 isoform X2 — translation MRIEGDWMSIPVGIPNCPRGLEYLTSIDQLLVKQKVELLEAFTGFETNNKFSIKNALGQKVYYAVEDNDCCTRNCCGPARPFDMKVFDNYRTEVIHMYRPLACSACCFPCCLQSMEVSAPPGNVIGRIEQEWSLCTPSFRILNHIGDTVLRIEGPFCTFSLCGDVKFDVVSLTGEKIGKISKQWSGLAREIFTDADFFGISFPLDLDVRMKAVLLGATFLIDAMFFEKSGNRETDTPGMLS, via the exons ATGAGGATAGAAG GCGACTGGATGAGTATACCTGTCGGCATTCCGAATTGTCCGCGCGGATTGGAGTACCTTACGAGTATCGACCAGCTTTTAGTTAAGCAAAAAGTGGAGCTGCTCGAGGCGTTCACAGGCTTCGagacaaacaataaattttccaTCAAAAATGCGCTTGGCCAGAAGGTTTACTATGCCGTCGAGGACAATGATTGCTGCACGCGCAACTGTTGCGGTCCAGCGCGTCCCTTTGATATGAAAGTATTCGACAATTATCGCACCGAGGTCATTCATATGTACCGTCCATTGGCCTGCTCGGCCTGCTGTTTCCCCTGCTGTCTGCAGTCCATGGAGGTGTCGGCGCCACCGGGCAATGTTATTGGTCGCATCGAGCAGGAATGGTCGCTTTGCACGCCCTCGTTTCGCATACTGAACCACATTGGCGACACAGTGCTGCGCATCGAAGGTCCCTTCTGCACTTTCTCGCTCTGCGGCGATGTCAAGTTTGAT GTGGTGTCGCTGACTGGCGAAAAGATTGGCAAGATATCCAAGCAGTGGTCTGGCCTGGCACGTGAAATATTTACGGATGCGGACTTCTTTGGCATTTCGTTTCCACTCGATTTGGATGTGCGCATGAAGGCGGTGCTACTAGGTGCCACCTTCTTGATT gATGCCATGTTCTTTGAGAAATCTGGCAACCGCGAGACTGATACGCCCGGCATGCTTTCCTGA
- the LOC108598673 gene encoding phospholipid scramblase 2-like, which produces MDKSKVHKTAEASTPDENSEPTAGSSSLAENTSLAEKSEAIEKRAQAEKSEPVEDSACSSLTNAPYETNSLAENSLLAEKTESVEKFGAPAEKSEVISEISEPVDDTAHSPPTAEQSKAPEPTQSCTYSLPPAQFDNEMPALQRIFNRFFGTLSVRGNHPGYQDYATGRQTQGQQQEEPITSQPGRPPGLAGLGPWMNAPGRSQNCPPGLEYLMVLDQIIIQERLNVLEIVLGFDFSSLFDIKNMWGQNIYFAAETSNCCARACFGHLRPFHMHVMDNFGNEAIHMARPLACDGCCCPLCLQSIVVSAPQGHEIGSVKEECTFCQPKFRVLNSFGDTVLRIVGPICYSKCFKNVIFDVFTENGQLIGKITNKWSNILRENFTNADTYVVSFPLNLDVRMKATLIGATFLIDYMYYENKQVQSE; this is translated from the exons ATGGACAAGAGCAAAGTGCATAAAACCGCAGAAGCCAGCACACCAGATGAAAATAGTGAACCAACTGCTGGGAGTAGCTCTCTAGCGGAGAACACTTCACTAGCTGAGAAGAGTGAAGCGATTGAGAAGCGCGCTCAAGCTGAGAAGAGTGAACCGGTTGAGGACAGCGCATGCTCTTCACTAACAAATGCACCATACGAGACTAATTCACTAGCGGAGAACAGTTTACTAGCTGAGAAGACTGAATCGGTTGAGAAGTTCGGCGCACCAGCTGAGAAGAGTGAAGTGATTAGTGAGATCAGTGAACCGGTTGACGACACCGCACACTCTCCACCAACAGCTGAGCAATCCAAAGCGCCTGAGCCCACACAGTCTTGCACT TATAGTTTACCACCGGCACAATTTGATAACGAGATGCCAGCACTGCAACGGatttttaatagatttttcGGTACTTTATCAGTTCGCGGAAATCATCCAGGCTATCAAGACTATGCAACAGGTCGACAAACGCAGGggcagcaacaagaagaacCTATAACTTCACAGCCTGGCAGGCCACCAGGACTTGCAGGTTTAG GCCCATGGATGAACGCACCTGGCAGAAGTCAAAATTGTCCGCCCGGATTGGAATATCTTATGGTTCTTGACCAGATAATTATTCAAGAAAGATTGAATGTGCTCGAGATAGTTCTTGGCTTCGATTTTTCCAGtttatttgatataaaaaatatgtgggGCCAGAATATTTACTTTGCCGCCGAAACTAGTAATTGCTGCGCGAGAGCGTGTTTTGGCCACCTTCGTCCCTTTCATATGCATGTAATGGATAATTTTGGCAATGAGGCCATACACATGGCACGTCCGCTGGCCTGTGACGGCTGCTGTTGTCCATTGTGCCTGCAGTCCATTGTAGTATCGGCGCCACAAGGCCATGAAATTGGAAGCGTCAAGGAGGAGTGCACTTTTTGCCAACCAAAATTTCGCGTACTGAACTCCTTTGGCGACACTGTGCTGCGTATTGTAGGTCCCATTTGCTACAGCAAATGCTTCAAGAATGTAATTTTTGAT GTGTTCACAGAAAATGGCCAACTAATTGGGAAGATCACCAACAAGTGGTCAAACATATTACGTGAAAACTTTACTAATGCGGACACCTATGTCGTAAGCTTTCCACTCAACTTGGATGTACGCATGAAGGCAACACTCATCGGTGCCACTTTCTTGATC GATTACATGTACTATGAAAATAAGCAAGTTCAATCAGAGTAA
- the LOC108598674 gene encoding uncharacterized protein LOC108598674 isoform X3, which produces MELENVKSEGSEPPAYTPNDETMNSQNPIVQQPGSTGGVGGCQRTPRFDEWVTRAS; this is translated from the exons atggAGCTGGAAAATGTAAAATCTGAGGGCAGCGAACCACCAGCTTATACACCAAAc GATGAAACGATGAATTCACAGAATCCCATTGTTCAACAGCCTGGCTCTACCGGCGGAGTAGGAG GGTGCCAAAGAACTCCGAGATTTGATGAATGGGTAACCAGGGCCAGCTGA
- the LOC108598674 gene encoding phospholipid scramblase 1-like isoform X1, with the protein MELENVKSEGSEPPAYTPNDETMNSQNPIVQQPGSTGGVGEDWMSIPVGISSCAPGLEYLASVDQLLINQKAMTLGHKYTVKNALGQKVYFATEQTSVFTQSYGGKDRHIDIRICDNFDNEVIQVYRPDDCCAGCCEMPPVEVSAPPGNVIGRIRKTNTLMTPIFHIENHAGDTMLRIEGPPILKFNVNFDILTPGGENIGKISKQWSGLARELFTDAEFFGISFPLDLDVSTKATLLGATFLIDFFYFSEH; encoded by the exons atggAGCTGGAAAATGTAAAATCTGAGGGCAGCGAACCACCAGCTTATACACCAAAc GATGAAACGATGAATTCACAGAATCCCATTGTTCAACAGCCTGGCTCTACCGGCGGAGTAGGAG AGGATTGGATGAGCATACCTGTGGGCATTTCGAGCTGTGCGCCTGGATTGGAGTATCTTGCAAGTGTCGatcagcttttaattaatcaaaaagcGATGACGCTCGGTCATAAATATACAGTAAAAAATGCGCTGGGCCAGAAAGTCTATTTTGCCACTGAGCAAACAAGTGTCTTTACCCAAAGCTATGGCGGCAAAGATCGTCACATTGATATAAGAATATGCGATAATTTTGACAATGAAGTTATACAAGTGTACCGCCCAGACGATtgctgtgctggctgctgcgaAATGCCACCCGTCGAAGTTTCCGCGCCACCAGGCAACGTCATTGGTCGTATCCGGAAAACGAATACGCTTATGACTCCTATATTTCACATAGAGAACCACGCTGGCGACACAATGCTACGCATTGAAGGTCCGCCAATACTAAAATTCAATGTAAATTTTGAT ATACTTACACCGGGAGGCGAAAACATTGGCAAGATATCCAAGCAGTGGTCTGGCCTGGCACGTGAACTCTTTACAGATGCGGAATTCTTTGGCATTTCGTTTCCACTCGACTTGGATGTCTCCACGAAAGCGACTCTACTAGGTGCCACTTTCTTGATT gacTTCTTTTACTTTTCGGAACATTGA
- the LOC108598674 gene encoding phospholipid scramblase 2-like isoform X2, producing the protein MSIPVGISSCAPGLEYLASVDQLLINQKAMTLGHKYTVKNALGQKVYFATEQTSVFTQSYGGKDRHIDIRICDNFDNEVIQVYRPDDCCAGCCEMPPVEVSAPPGNVIGRIRKTNTLMTPIFHIENHAGDTMLRIEGPPILKFNVNFDILTPGGENIGKISKQWSGLARELFTDAEFFGISFPLDLDVSTKATLLGATFLIDFFYFSEH; encoded by the exons ATGAGCATACCTGTGGGCATTTCGAGCTGTGCGCCTGGATTGGAGTATCTTGCAAGTGTCGatcagcttttaattaatcaaaaagcGATGACGCTCGGTCATAAATATACAGTAAAAAATGCGCTGGGCCAGAAAGTCTATTTTGCCACTGAGCAAACAAGTGTCTTTACCCAAAGCTATGGCGGCAAAGATCGTCACATTGATATAAGAATATGCGATAATTTTGACAATGAAGTTATACAAGTGTACCGCCCAGACGATtgctgtgctggctgctgcgaAATGCCACCCGTCGAAGTTTCCGCGCCACCAGGCAACGTCATTGGTCGTATCCGGAAAACGAATACGCTTATGACTCCTATATTTCACATAGAGAACCACGCTGGCGACACAATGCTACGCATTGAAGGTCCGCCAATACTAAAATTCAATGTAAATTTTGAT ATACTTACACCGGGAGGCGAAAACATTGGCAAGATATCCAAGCAGTGGTCTGGCCTGGCACGTGAACTCTTTACAGATGCGGAATTCTTTGGCATTTCGTTTCCACTCGACTTGGATGTCTCCACGAAAGCGACTCTACTAGGTGCCACTTTCTTGATT gacTTCTTTTACTTTTCGGAACATTGA
- the LOC108600129 gene encoding phospholipid scramblase 2-like isoform X1 — MEMQNAENKDKPPTYSSIANASGVESHTLVTQQPKPQAGAGSIGTAQVTRRAASNCPRGLEYLASVDQLLITEQVETWGNTYVVKNALGQRVFVATEQSSCMSQACGGEERSINISICDNFNSEVIQVYRPEDCCNCCEMPAVEVSASGNLIGSIQKETTFMTPVFDIRNHAGDSVLRLKGSALSHHKFELHAMNGNTIGKIVKQWSGLARELFTDADCFGISFPLDLDVRMKAVLLGATFLIDFLYFENN; from the exons atggaGATGCAGAACGCTGAAAATAAAGACAAGCCACCAACTTATTCATCCATT GCCAACGCTTCAGGAGTGGAGTCGCATACTCTCGTTACTCAACAGCCTAAGCCACAAGCCGGCGCTGGGTCCATTGGCACTGCACAAG TTACTAGAAGAGCTGCTTCGAATTGTCCGCGTGGATTGGAGTATCTTGCAAGCGTTGATCAGCTATTGATTACTGAACAAGTTGAGACTTGGGGCAACAC TTATGTGGTAAAGAATGCGCTTGGCCAAAGAGTTTTCGTGGCAACTGAACAAAGCAGCTGCATGTCCCAGGCCTGTGGCGGCGAAGAGCGTTCCATTAATATTTCCATATGCGACAATTTCAACAGTGAAGTCATACAAGTCTATCGTCCAGAGGATTGCTGTAACTGCTGCGAAATGCCAGCAGTGGAGGTATCGGCAAGTGGCAACTTAATTGGCAGCATTCAGAAGGAGACGACATTTATGACGCCAGTGTTTGACATACGTAATCACGCTGGGGACTCTGTGCTGCGCCTCAAGGGCTCTGCACTCAGTCACCATAAGTTTGAG CTGCATGCAATGAATGGCAACACTATTGGCAAAATCGTTAAGCAGTGGTCTGGCCTGGCACGTGAACTCTTTACTGATGCCGACTGCTTTGGCATTTCGTTTCCACTGGACTTGGATGTGCGCATGAAGGCGGTGCTACTAGGTGCCACCTTCTTAATT GACTTCTTGTACTTTGAGAACAATTGA
- the LOC108600129 gene encoding phospholipid scramblase 2-like isoform X2 → MEMQNAENKDKPPTYSSIANASGVESHTLVTQQPKPQAGAGSIGTAQVTRRAASNCPRGLEYLASVDQLLITEQVETWGNTYVVKNALGQRVFVATEQSSCMSQACGGEERSINISICDNFNSEVIQVYRPEDCCNCCEMPAVEVSASGNLIGSIQKETTFMTPVFDIRNHAGDSVLRLKGSALSHHKFELHAMNGNTIGKIVKQWSGLARELFTDADCFGISFPLDLDVRMKAVLLGATFLIDFLYFENN, encoded by the exons atggaGATGCAGAACGCTGAAAATAAAGACAAGCCACCAACTTATTCATCCATT GCCAACGCTTCAGGAGTGGAGTCGCATACTCTCGTTACTCAACAGCCTAAGCCACAAGCCGGCGCTGGGTCCATTGGCACTGCACAAG TTACTAGAAGAGCTGCTTCGAATTGTCCGCGTGGATTGGAGTATCTTGCAAGCGTTGATCAGCTATTGATTACTGAACAAG TTGAGACTTGGGGCAACACTTATGTGGTAAAGAATGCGCTTGGCCAAAGAGTTTTCGTGGCAACTGAACAAAGCAGCTGCATGTCCCAGGCCTGTGGCGGCGAAGAGCGTTCCATTAATATTTCCATATGCGACAATTTCAACAGTGAAGTCATACAAGTCTATCGTCCAGAGGATTGCTGTAACTGCTGCGAAATGCCAGCAGTGGAGGTATCGGCAAGTGGCAACTTAATTGGCAGCATTCAGAAGGAGACGACATTTATGACGCCAGTGTTTGACATACGTAATCACGCTGGGGACTCTGTGCTGCGCCTCAAGGGCTCTGCACTCAGTCACCATAAGTTTGAG CTGCATGCAATGAATGGCAACACTATTGGCAAAATCGTTAAGCAGTGGTCTGGCCTGGCACGTGAACTCTTTACTGATGCCGACTGCTTTGGCATTTCGTTTCCACTGGACTTGGATGTGCGCATGAAGGCGGTGCTACTAGGTGCCACCTTCTTAATT GACTTCTTGTACTTTGAGAACAATTGA
- the LOC108598084 gene encoding insulin-like growth factor-binding protein complex acid labile subunit: MQLQQVIVLAWLGYSGVYAKDVQECELLANQSYICRELESFEQLQQYVQDDWVAVRVVNARHTGLENGDEPLPKLRKLQQLDLSQSGGLTLGALGFRDFAALQQLNLSHCQLEQLLAKQFAAAAPLRNLDVSHNDLQLISSELLQQLPNLVYANFSNNLIAELQLDAFKSLKQLLYLQLDTNELENVTIGANAQLQHLHMSNNNLRDFRWCQLRGLPQLRELHLHSNWLEQLDSGIFYALPQLRVLNVSNNNIYAIERSLFLGAEPQLQLLDFSSNNVKQLEDYVFSKLGRLETLNLWYNSISSIGACAFRQLRALQTLQLQGNAIAVLPAELFANLTALRVLNLSHNKLQQLGAHVFGSTLLRNLSYVDLSYNSLQQLHALAFSSLPFLLELRLQRNKLLQLDIRNFAPLRRLQLLTLSENRLLQLDEDVLSTFDKLQLLEINNNQLSYLPALAPHYLPHLQHIQIEGNPWQCSCLDELTSWLHQRQVVYTRAGSAYYSGQKPLCVVTPTPMQQCLRDLLAVQALGIVQHYEQI, translated from the exons ATGCAGCTACAACAAGTTATAGTCTTAGCCTGGCTTGGCTACAGCGGCGTCTATGCAAAAGATGTGCAAGAATGTGAGCTGCTAGCAAATCAAAGTTATATATGCCGCGAGCTGGAAAgctttgagcagctgcagcaatatgTGCAGGATGATTGGGTGGCAGTGCGCGTGGTTAATGCGCGTCATACAGGGCTGGAGAATGGCGATGAGCCGCTGCCCAAGCTgcgcaagctgcagcaattggaTCTGTCGCAGTCGGGCGGCTTGACGCTGGGCGCGCTGGGCTTCCGCGACTTTGCAgcattgcagcagctcaatctGTCACACTGtcaactggagcagctgctggctaagcaatttgctgctgcagcgccttTGCGCAATTTGGATGTAAGCCACAATGACTTGCAGCTCATCTCAAGcgaactgctgcagcagctgcccaatCTGGTGTATGCAAActtttcaaacaatttaatagctgagctgcagctggatgCGTTCAAGagcttaaagcagctgctctATCTGCAGCTGGACACCAATGAGCTGGAGAATGTGACCATAGGCGCCAATGCGcaactgcagcatttgcatatgagcaacaacaatctgcGCGAT tttCGCTGGTGTCAGCTGCGCGGACTGCCGCAGCTACGCgagctgcatttgcatagcaattggctggagcagctggacaGCGGCATATTCTATGCCTTACCGCAGCTGCGTGTGCTTAATGTGTccaataacaatatttatgccaTAGAGCGCAGCTTGTTCTTGGGCGCAGagccacagctgcagctgcttgactTTAGCTCGAATAATGTTAAGCAATTGGAGGATTATGTATTCAGCAAACTTGGCCGCTTGGAAACGCTTAATCTTTGGTACAACTCTATCAGCAGCATTGGCGCCTGCGCATTTCGTCAACTTAGAGCGCTGcaaacgctgcagctgcaaggcaatgcaattgcagtgCTGCCCGCTGAGCTGTTTGCCAATCTGACAGCACTGCGAGTGCTCAATCTAAGCcacaacaagctgcagcagctgggcgCTCATGTCTTTGGCAGCACGCTGCTCAGAAACTTGAGCTATGTGGACTTGAGCTACAACagtctgcagcagctgcatgcctTGGCCTTCAGTTCGCTGCCCTTTTTGCTGGAGCTGCGCTTGCAACGCaacaagttgctgcagctCGACATACGCAACTTTGCGCCACTGCGTCGGCTACAGCTGCTCACGCTTAGCGAGAAtcgcctgctgcagctggatgAGGATGTGTTGAGCACCTttgacaagctgcagctgctggaaatcaacaacaatcagctAAGCTACTTGCCAGCTTTGGCGCCGCACTACTTGCCACACTTGCAACATATACAAATCGAAGGCAATCCCTGGCAGTGCTCATGCCTGGACGAGCTCACCAGCTGGCTGCACCAGCGTCAGGTTGTCTATACACGCGCAGGCAGCGCCTATTATAGCGGCCAAAAGCCGCTTTGCGTGgtcacgcccacgcccatgcaGCAGTGCTTAAGGGATTTGCTAGCGGTGCAGGCGCTGGGCATTGTCCAGCACTATGAACAGATCTAA